From one Coffea eugenioides isolate CCC68of chromosome 11, Ceug_1.0, whole genome shotgun sequence genomic stretch:
- the LOC113752244 gene encoding disease resistance protein RPM1-like — protein sequence MAESAVRFLINQISTLLSQEITLLVGLKSDVQFIKDELGSMKAFLREAEAKDDNDSQLQEWLKQVREVAYDTEDVLDDFSFRFARGYMDGFYGKVGKIYNSIKNLKARHQISLEIKGIKARVGEISARHQRYQALYGTQERGFSSSQQANADFDIRAQSLFIEEARLVGIDKPKAELISKILDDHSQLKVVSVVGMGGLGKTTLVKKVYDDAAVKKQFQSHVWITVSQNFQFSDIIKNLIQQLFNEIRQPVPPEVESMDVLMLSQFVKDFLQEKRYILVLDDVWSIDAWEAIKCVLPDCNIASRVVLTTRIADVASASCLGSLDIVYKMESLSDKESWTLFCNSTFQCNDCPPNLEEVAKKILKKCEGLPLAIVAIGGVLALKNKEKTDEWEMILHGFGGEADGSGKLDRIKRVLLLSYNDLLYYLKSCLLYLSIYPEDYSIDVEDILLKWIALGFVEEKEGITSIDIGTRYMKELINRSLIQVKSTLDDGTLNTCGLHDFVREIIASKSKEQSFTTVATRYYTRWPEKVRHLAIRNFTDNPQESSGLKCLRSVVIFGYEDPLTTTFLSKFLRGDPKLLKVLDLHGANLDSIPKQVFKLIHLRYLNLSGTAVKIIPKSIGKLQNLEVIDLTRTNVTELPVEILKLRKLHSLWLGGWGDYSNEYAHWGCKCPFEIGKLVCMENLINIEADSDKMVREIGNLTQLRRLCITKLRREDGKELLSSLLRLTNLQELVISCIKEDETLDLQHSVFPKHEFLTSLRLKGRLESVPQWVTSLQSLRTLRLDNSRLREDENIIGCLGHLPNLVSLALYRAYEGETICFKVGGFQKLQQLELVQLTRLKWVRVEEESMPSLRSLLLGACKLMQELPSGIQNLTRLESLGFYEMSDELEHKVQNLDKRSEDYQTISHIPQVFTGHWIDGRWEGTFL from the coding sequence ATGGCAGAGAGTGCTGTACGTTTTTTGATTAACCAGATCTCAACTTTGCTTTCCCAAGAGATCACACTTTTGGTGGGGCTTAAATCAGATGTTCAATTCATCAAAGATGAACTCGGGAGCATGAAGGCTTTCCTCAGAGAAGCTGAAGCAAAGGACGACAATGATTCTCAACTCCAAGAATGGCTAAAGCAGGTTCGAGAAGTTGCTTATGATACAGAGGATGTTCTCGATGATTTTAGCTTCCGCTTTGCTCGTGGTTACATGGATGGATTCTATGGCAAGGTTGGAAAGATCTATAACTCAATAAAGAATCTGAAAGCTCGCCATCAAATTTCTTTGGAGATAAAAGGCATCAAGGCCAGAGTTGGAGAGATTTCAGCAAGGCATCAGAGGTACCAAGCCCTATATGGTACTCAAGAAAGAGGCTTCAGCTCTTCCCAACAGGCAAATGCTGATTTTGACATTCGTGCTCAATCACTCTTCATTGAAGAAGCTCGACTTGTTGGGATTGATAAGCCAAAAGCAGAGCTCATCTCAAAAATCCTTGATGACCATTCCCAATTGAAAGTGGTTTCGGTTGTGGGAATGGGGGGACTCGGGAAGACTACCCTGGTGAAAAAAGTCTACGATGACGCTGCAGTGAAGAAACAATTTCAGAGCCATGTCTGGATAActgtttctcaaaattttcagttCAGTGACATCATCAAGAACCTGATCCAACAGTTGTTCAATGAAATCAGACAGCCGGTCCCTCCCGAAGTGGAATCCATGGATGTTCTTATGCTGAGTCAATTTGTCAAAGACTTCCTCCAAGAAAAAAGGTACATTCTTGTCCTTGATGATGTGTGGAGTATAGATGCCTGGGAAGCTATCAAATGTGTATTGCCTGACTGCAATATCGCTAGTCGTGTTGTATTGACAACACGAATAGCTGATGTAGCTTCTGCGTCCTGTTTAGGATCACTTGACATCGTCTATAAGATGGAGTCTCTTTCTGATAAAGAGTCTTGGACTCTGTTTTGCAATAGCACATTTCAGTGCAATGACTGTCCTCCAAATCTAGAAGAAGTTGCTAAAAAAATACTGAAAAAATGTGAGGGCCTACCACTTGCAATTGTTGCAATAGGTGGTGTTTTGGCTCTGAAGAACAAGGAAAAGACAGATGAATGGGAGATGATTCTTCATGGTTTTGGTGGTGAGGCAGATGGCAGTGGTAAGCTTGACAGGATCAAAAGGGTACTCTTACTTAGCTACAATGATTTGCTTTACTATCTTAAAAGCTGCCTATTATATCTAAGCATCTATCCTGAAGATTATTCAATTGATGTGGAAGATATACTTCTAAAATGGATTGCACTAGGATTTGTCGAAGAGAAAGAAGGAATAACATCCATCGATATTGGTACGAGATATATGAAGGAACTCATCAACCGAAGCTTAATCCAAGTTAAATCCACATTGGACGATGGCACATTGAATACATGTGGTCTCCACGATTTTGTGCGTGAAATCATTGCTTcaaaatctaaagagcagagTTTTACGACTGTAGCCACCAGATATTACACAAGATGGCCTGAAAAAGTTCGACACCTAGCAATCCGCAACTTCACTGATAATCCACAAGAATCTAGTGGCTTAAAGTGTCTTCGGTCTGTGGTAATATTTGGGTATGAAGATCCTCTCACAACTACATTTTTATCCAAGTTTTTACGTGGTGATCCCAAGTTGCTAAAGGTGTTGGATTTGCATGGAGCTAATTTGGACAGTATCCCAAAGCAAGTCTTCAAACTAATTCATCTCAGGTATCTTAATCTCAGTGGAACTGCAGTTAAAATTATTCCAAAATCTATTGGGAAGCTTCAAAACCTTGAAGTTATAGATTTGACAAGAACCAATGTAACAGAGTTGCCTGTGGAAATTCTAAAGCTAAGAAAACTCCATTCTCTTTGGTTAGGCGGATGGGGTGATTATTCAAATGAGTATGCACATTGGGGCTGTAAATGTCCATTTGAAATTGGAAAGCTTGTTTGCATGGAAAATCTGATTAATATAGAAGCAGATAGTGATAAAATGGTAAGGGAGATTGGAAACCTCACGCAGCTGCGGCGATTATGCATCACAAAGCTGAGAAGAGAAGATGGAAAGGAGTTGCTCTCCTCCCTCTTGAGGCTGACCAACCTTCAAGAGTTGGTCATCTCTTGTATTAAAGAAGATGAAACCCTTGATCTCCAACATTCTGTctttccaaaacatgaattcCTCACATCTCTGAGATTGAAGGGGCGTTTAGAGAGCGTACCACAATGGGTGACATCACTTCAATCCTTGAGAACCTTACGGTTGGACAATAGTAGGTTGAGAGAAGATGAGAATATAATCGGCTGCCTCGGACATTTGCCCAATCTGGTATCACTTGCTCTGTATCGTGCTTATGAAGGGGAGACAATATGTTTTAAGGTTGGAGGATTTCAAAAACTCCAGCAGTTAGAGCTTGTGCAATTAACAAGACTGAAATGGGTGAGAGTGGAAGAGGAATCAATGCCTAGTCTCAGAAGTCTGCTTTTAGGTGCTTGCAAACTAATGCAAGAGTTGCCTTCGGGCATCCAAAACTTGACCAGACTTGAATCTCTTGGGTTTTATGAAATGTCTGATGAGCTAGAGCACAAAGTACAGAATTTGGATAAACGGAGTGAAGATTATCAGACAATTTCTCATATCCCTCAAGTTTTCACTGGTCACTGGATTGATGGTCGGTGGGAAGGCACGTTCCTCTAA